The DNA sequence CACTCGTCGTAAATGTCTTAGAGGGTAGCTCGGTCGCTGTCTCCGACTACGTCTTCTCGACAGTTCCGCTCTACCTCACCTCGGGAGTCCTCTTCGCACTCGGAGGTGGGGTCTACCGCGAGGAGGATATGTTCACTCAGCGTCCCGTGCCTCTCAAGGCACTCGACTCGGTGGCGAGCCTCATCTACCGACGTCTCAGCGTCTTCAAGCTGAGTATACTCCTCATACCCTTCGTCTTCGGAGCCGAGCTACTCGGAATTGCTACGCTCTTCGCGCTCCCCGTCGGTGTCTCCGTTCCCGCACTCATGGTTATGATAGCCGTGATCGAGGAGGTCGCAAAGAGCGTCCATATCTACGCGGGCTTTGAGAAGTCCTACTTCGAGAGAACGCGGCGCGAGGCGGTCGTACTCGGAAGTCTGAGCGGCTTCGGCTTCTTCGTCGGCGAGAAGATAACTCTCATCACTCAGCTTGTCGGACTTCCGAACCTCGAACTCGGACGTGCAGCCTTCGGAGGACATCCCGGGCTTCCGACCGCACTCGGTCTACTCCTCGCGCCGCTCGTCCTCCACGTCGTAACTGCGTCAGTCTCGTCGCTCGGTGCGTCGCGCGGAAAGAGAGGATACGCGATAGGTCTCGCGGGAGCCGTCGTGATACACGCAGTCTACAACATAACGGTGGTGACTACACTTGGGATTTAAACAGGTACTCACGGTAGCTAGACGTGAACTCTCGTCGCTGAGGAGCGAGAAGACAGTCGTCCTCGCCCTCATGATACAGCTCTTCATAGCCGCTTTCTCGTCTTTCCTCGTCGTGGGTCTCGTCTCGATGTATAGCCCCGACGCCGTCGGGGACAGCGGCTTCACGGTCGACTTCGGGGTCACGGGTGACGCTGCCGACGACGTAGCGCGTGCGATAGACGACGAGGACGGCTGGAGGGTCTCGGAGTACGAAAGCTACGAGGCGGCTATGTCGGAGTTCAGCCGGGGTGGTCTCGACGTAGTCCTCGACACCTCACGTCTCGAAAACGGACGTATCGAAATCACGGCTGTCGTCCCCGACTCCAGCATACGTACGACCCTCATCGTCGTACAGGCGAAACAGGCTCTCCAGACCGTCGAGAGGAGCCAGAGAGCCGAGATGAGTTCGACCCTCGAACGTCAGCCGGTTCCCCTTCCTGAGAAGGTCGGATCGAGCCCCTACTTCGGCTTCACCTACACGGTTCTCATACCACTCCTGATGTTCCTCCCAGTCTTCATAAGCGGGAGCATCTCGTCCGACTCGATCACTGAGGAGTTCGAGAGGGGAACATTCGATCTCCTTAGGACGGCTCCGATCTCCGAGAACGAGATAATCGACGGCAAGATGGCGGCTATGGCTGTCCTCTCGCCCGTACAGGCGGCGGTCTGGCTCGGACTCCTACGTTTCAACGGCACTACCGTCGTGCGTCCCTTCCTACTCGTCACCGTCGTCGCCGCATTCTCCGTGATAACCGTGACCGCGGGCTCAACCGTCGCACTCCGGTTTAGAGACAGGAAGAAGGCACAGTTCATCTACTCCGTGAGTCTCATGCTGATATTCGGCGCGCTCCATCTTGACCTCGGCGTCATACCCGAGTCACCCACCAACACCGTCGCGAAGCTAGCTATGGGTAGCTCGACACCCGAGACGTATCTCATGGTCGCCGTCTACGCCGTTCTCGCAGTAGTGGGCTATCTCGCCGTCAGACGCGGTCTCGTCCCCTCGGTATCCGAGTCTTAACAACGAATAGATACTTATTCGATGAGGACAACCTACGGAGTATGCAGGAAACCTGGGTAAACGTCGAATGTAACAGCTGTGGAGAGACTTGGGAGGTAAAGGTCTCACAACTTCCCTCAGAAAACGGTGACTTCAGATGTAAGGAGTGTGGCAACGAGGCTCCCGTCAAGGAGTTCCTCAAGACGGAGAAGGATCTCGAAGTCTACGACGAACTCAAGTAGTACCGACTCATATCACACCGCGTCGACTGCGGTCTCAAGTAGGTCGAGAGCACGTACGGCGTCGTCTCTCTCTACGACTATTATCGTCTCAGTGTAACACGAGGTGATGTCGACTATGTTTATCTCCTCCGACATGAAACGTGATATCATGTACGACAGAACACCTGAGACATCGGTGATCTCCTCGGGCGACTCGACGACGATACCCGTGAGGTCGTGTCTCTCCTCGACGACCTCGCCCTCGCCGTCCTCGATACCCTCCCTGACCTCGTCGGCGTAGGTGTCGTCTGTGACTACCGTGGTGTAACTTCTCCCACGAACGAGATGGAAGAAGCCCGACTCTATACCCAAGTCTCCCACACGTGTCGCCGTGAAAGAGACTACGTTTCCCCTCAGAGAGACCCTCGAACCGCCGAGCACCTTTCTTACCCTCTCGACGTTCTCGACGCCGTCTTCAAGCTCGTCGCCGTACCGTCTCAGTGCCGTCGTCACCGCCTCTATGTTGACGTCCCCGCCGACCTCCTCCTCGACCTCGGGCTTTATCTTCCTCGCTAAAGCGCGGTAGTTGACGACGCCCTCACGGAGACAGTCGAGCATATACGGGTAACGCGAGACTACATCACGGCAGTCCTGTGCGAGTGACATACATGTAGTACGTCATAACAGACTAAAATACTGTGGTTTTGAACTATATAAGTCATTAACGACCCAAATACAAAGACTTTAGTTCTTTTACGTCTTAGACTGAGGTATGACAGAGACGGATACACGTAAAGCAGTCCTCGCCTTCTCGGGAGGTCTCGACACGAGCGTCTGTGTTCCCCTTCTCAAGGAGGAGTACGGATACGACGAGGTCATTCCCGTAGTCGTCGACGTCGGACAGCCCGAGGAGGACATGGAGGAAGCCTACGAACGCGCCGAGGAGCTCGACCTCGATCTCCGTGTCGTCGAGGCGAGCGAGGAGTACGCCGAGGAGTACATACTCCCCCTCATAAAGGCAAACGGAAGCTACGAGGGTTACCCGATGGGCACCAGCATAGCGCGTCCCATCATAGCGCGCCACTGTCTCGATATAGCCCTCGAGGAGGACGCCGACGGTCTCGCACACGGCTGTACGGGAAAGGGCAACGACCAGCTCAGATTCGAGGCGGTCTGGCGTGAGTCCGACCTGGAGATAATTGCCCCGATGCGTGAGAAGAACCTCACTCGTGAGTGGGAGATAGAGTACGCACAGGATCACGGCATGAGCGTCCGAGCGACGAAGGAAGAGCCGTGGTCGATAGACTCGAACCTCTGGAGCCGTTCGATAGAGGGAGGAGAGCTCGAAAACCCGTCGAACGAGCCTCCCGAGGAGATCTTCGAGTGGACGGCGTCTCCCGTCGATGCCCCCGACGAACCCGATGTAGTCGAGATAGAGTTCGAGGAGGGCAGACCCGTCGCTCTAAACGTCGTCGAGGAAACCTCGACTGGCTCTCAGACTCCGTCCGAGAATGGGGAGATGGAGCTTCTCGAACTCATAAGGGAGCTACACGACGTCGCGGGGAAACACGGCGTCGGAAGAAACGACATGATGGAGGACCGCGTCTTAGGTCTCAAGGTGCGCGAGGTCTACGAGCATCCCGCTGCGACAGTCCTCCTCAAGGCGCACGAGGATCTCGAGAGCCTTGTCCTGACACGTTCACAGCTCAAGTTCAAGTCGGGGGTCGAGGAAGAATGGAGCGAACTCGCCTACAAGGGTCTCGTCAACGAGCCTCTCTATGACAACCTCAACGCCTTCATAGAGTCGACACAGGAGAACGTCACCGGAACCGTGAGGATCAAGCTCCACAAGGGAACCGCACGCGTCGTCGGACGTGAGAGTCCCTACGGTCTATACGGCGAGGAGATGGTCTCGTTCGACACGGGAAGCGTGACACAGGACATAGACCAGACCGACGCCGTCGGCTTCTCGAAGTACCACGGCATACAGGGACGGTTCAGGAAGAAGTTTAATACTGGAGGACATTCACAAAGTTAGTGAGCAAGATCAGATATTTTGTTTCAAAAATAGAGCAAGACTGGGATACAGATGTCTCTAAGAATACTGGGTATATGTTATTTCTTGTATTCTACTCGTAGAAACTATTTGTGTTCCAAGTTTTTGACTCTCCCATAAGGATCAGTAGTTGGATATGAGATGGATAACTAAACTTATTATTGGGGGATACTAGTAGAGTAGACACATGGGTAAAGAGCTAGGTCTGAAAGAGATAGTCGCCATGGGACTTGGAGGTATAATCGGCGGGGGAATCTTCGCAGTACTTGGTGTAGCTGCCAGACTCGCCGGGAATGCGGCGTTTCTGTCTTACTTCGTTGCTGGTCTAATAGCACTAGCGTCGGGCTACTCTTATTCAAAAATAACTGCTGAACTCGAAGAAGAGGGTGGATCGTTTACTTTTTTAGAGTACTATCTCTCAAACACGGACATAGCCGGAATGGTTGGATGGATGCTCATAGTTGGCTATATAGGAACAATGGCAATGTATGCCTATGCGTTCGGTTCATTCACGTCGGGTCTCATCGGCATGGAGTCCCCTCTCGCTAGAGGAGCTATCTCAGTAGGAGTTATCTTCCTGTTCGTGGCGGTAAATCTGTCTGGGGTCGAGAAGTCAGGGAGTTCGGAGGATATACTTGTCTATGGCAAGATTGCAGTCCTCTCCCTTTTTATACTAACCGGGATATGGGCAGTTGTAACCCGTCCATCGCTGTCATTTTTCCAGGGTGGACTGTTCAACAAGGGAGTTACGTCACCCATCACTGCTATAGGTGCCATATTCGTGTCGTTTGAGGGATTCCAGCTACTCACCTATGAGATCTCTGAGACCAAAGGAGGTATTCCAACACTCAAGAAAGGCATACTTTACTCAGTCGGAATCTCGACCCTGATATACGTCTTAGTGTCCGCTGTGACTACTAGTCTCGTCTCTCCAGAACAGATAATAAACCACAAAGAGACTGTCTTAGCTTTTGCTGCCTCAAAAGTGTTTGAGAACTCTCTGGCACGGACTGTCTTTACGTGGCTGGTGAGTGTTGCTGCGATCTTTTCGACGGCTTCAGCAATTAACGCCACCCTCTTTGGAACAGCTAAGCTCGCAGATAAGATTGCGACTGACAAAAAACTCCCCCAGATATTTTCCTTCAGGAACTGTAAAGGAGTCCCCTCCAGAAGCCTACTTATAGTAGGATCTTTATCTGCATTATTTACATTCATAGGGACTCTAGAGGAGATAACCACGTTCGCGTCTGTTGTGTTTATTGGTCTGTTTGGAGTAGTAAACACGATAGTTGTGGCTAAGATTGACCTCTCTGGTGCTATGAAGCTCATCCCTGCATTCGGAGTACTTGGGGCGTTTTCGGCTTTGGTTCTTCTAATATGGCATCTCTATACGACTAAGATCCATATGTTAATCTTTGTTGCGGGTATTTTCAGTACGATTATAGTAATAGAGTTGCTGTATTTCGAACGGGAAGAAATTGAAGACGGACTGCCTGGGTAACCTCCTCTAAAGCCTTAAAAAAACATCCATGGAACCAAGATTTCAGTTCACAAAAAGTCAGATTACCCTATCTGTCAGTATGAAACCAGACGTGCACACATGAAGTCGTCAAGGCATTCCTTGAAATGCTCGTGGTCGTGATGAACGTAAAATAGAGCGGCAGCACTCTCTTTTTTCAGATCCTTAGGTTGGTTGTTCATTCTGTCCGACATCACAGTCTATACTACTATTTAGAACTACATATATGTTTGGTATAGGTTGTCAACCAAGGAGCTAGAGCGGTGTTCACCTAATGACAATATCGTGCTTTAGTATTACTCACCGCCCCTCGTAGAGGCGGTCTCGTAGATCCAGTAACGTAACTGCTTTGCGCAAACCCACCCAAAGACACAATATTCTGTGTATACATACTTTTCTGTATGCCCAGCATCACGGTCAACGTAG is a window from the Candidatus Afararchaeum irisae genome containing:
- a CDS encoding APC family permease — protein: MGKELGLKEIVAMGLGGIIGGGIFAVLGVAARLAGNAAFLSYFVAGLIALASGYSYSKITAELEEEGGSFTFLEYYLSNTDIAGMVGWMLIVGYIGTMAMYAYAFGSFTSGLIGMESPLARGAISVGVIFLFVAVNLSGVEKSGSSEDILVYGKIAVLSLFILTGIWAVVTRPSLSFFQGGLFNKGVTSPITAIGAIFVSFEGFQLLTYEISETKGGIPTLKKGILYSVGISTLIYVLVSAVTTSLVSPEQIINHKETVLAFAASKVFENSLARTVFTWLVSVAAIFSTASAINATLFGTAKLADKIATDKKLPQIFSFRNCKGVPSRSLLIVGSLSALFTFIGTLEEITTFASVVFIGLFGVVNTIVVAKIDLSGAMKLIPAFGVLGAFSALVLLIWHLYTTKIHMLIFVAGIFSTIIVIELLYFEREEIEDGLPG
- a CDS encoding ABC transporter permease, which translates into the protein MGFKQVLTVARRELSSLRSEKTVVLALMIQLFIAAFSSFLVVGLVSMYSPDAVGDSGFTVDFGVTGDAADDVARAIDDEDGWRVSEYESYEAAMSEFSRGGLDVVLDTSRLENGRIEITAVVPDSSIRTTLIVVQAKQALQTVERSQRAEMSSTLERQPVPLPEKVGSSPYFGFTYTVLIPLLMFLPVFISGSISSDSITEEFERGTFDLLRTAPISENEIIDGKMAAMAVLSPVQAAVWLGLLRFNGTTVVRPFLLVTVVAAFSVITVTAGSTVALRFRDRKKAQFIYSVSLMLIFGALHLDLGVIPESPTNTVAKLAMGSSTPETYLMVAVYAVLAVVGYLAVRRGLVPSVSES
- a CDS encoding MJ0042-type zinc finger domain-containing protein; translated protein: MQETWVNVECNSCGETWEVKVSQLPSENGDFRCKECGNEAPVKEFLKTEKDLEVYDELK
- a CDS encoding argininosuccinate synthase, whose translation is MTETDTRKAVLAFSGGLDTSVCVPLLKEEYGYDEVIPVVVDVGQPEEDMEEAYERAEELDLDLRVVEASEEYAEEYILPLIKANGSYEGYPMGTSIARPIIARHCLDIALEEDADGLAHGCTGKGNDQLRFEAVWRESDLEIIAPMREKNLTREWEIEYAQDHGMSVRATKEEPWSIDSNLWSRSIEGGELENPSNEPPEEIFEWTASPVDAPDEPDVVEIEFEEGRPVALNVVEETSTGSQTPSENGEMELLELIRELHDVAGKHGVGRNDMMEDRVLGLKVREVYEHPAATVLLKAHEDLESLVLTRSQLKFKSGVEEEWSELAYKGLVNEPLYDNLNAFIESTQENVTGTVRIKLHKGTARVVGRESPYGLYGEEMVSFDTGSVTQDIDQTDAVGFSKYHGIQGRFRKKFNTGGHSQS